From Rhodohalobacter mucosus:
CCAGATACAGAGACACTATATGATAAACCTTTATTAGATCAAGATAAACTCCGTGTAACTGGTCCATTTACAGTAGAGACTCTTCAAAATTTTGAACCGGTTGCTCCCGAACAGTTGGAAGACAAAACCAACTCCGATGAAAATGGCCAGCGATTCGAAGAGCTGGTGTTTGAGCATTTGAAGTCGGCCGGTGTAAAGAATGGTATTAAAAATGAACAGGCGGTATTTAAACGAATTGAGTCGCTGGCGGATGTGTGGCTGAACGCTGAAGGATTTTATGATACCGAGCATGGTGAGCGAAAGGCGTATATGCATATCGGTCCCAAGTTCGGTACGGTGAGTAAAGAGGCTGTCAACAATGCCGTAAAAGAGTGCCGTGCCCGCGGTGATGCCGACTGGCTCATCATTCTCGGTTTCAGCTTTGAAAGCGACATCCAGAACCAGACTCATACAACCAGTATGGGTACTTTCGAAGTCACCAAAGTACGCATGCATGATGATCTATTGCAGGAAGGCCTACTCAAAAAAGACAAAAAAGCGGCCTCCTTCATAACAATTGGTGAACCCGATATCAAAGTGTCACCGTTGGAGGAAGATACTGACAAAGTGCAAGTCGAAATCCTCGGCCTCGATATCTACGATCCCATCAAAGACCAGGTAAAAGCCCGTAACCGCAAAGACATTGCCTACTGGATGGTGGACGATGATTATGATGGCAGCAATTTCGTTGTGAAACAGATTTTCTTTTGTGGCGGCAGTAAAGATGAATTCAAGGATTGGGAAAAAGGCCTCAGCGATCTGGCCAAACAGAGCCAAAAACGAAATGCCGAACGCACTCTCAAAATTGAAATCGACGACGAAGCCTTCGACCGGCTATACGGATTTAAATCCCACCTCATCAAGAAGAAAGAAGGCCAAAAAATTGCGGTTCGGGTTGTGAGTCAGTTTGGGGAGGAGAGTACGAAAGTTGTGGGGGTTTAATATTGTTTATTTATGCATTTCATTACATAATTTAATTTGAAATGTATCTAGATGCACTGCGCAAGCTGCGTCATCACAATCGCAGCGCCGCACTCCGCGCTTATCTGGGCTGATCCATCCCTCAACCTATGAGTTTATCGAAGCCGCTCTCCCAATCGGGAGCGGCTTTTTTTATGATGCAATCACATGAACATGTGATTTGACCCTGTCTGTGAACTTGTTAGCTTTTATGGATGCTGAAATACTGGCTGATCATACAGTTTGGGTTTCTTTTCACAGTGTTGTCACTCCCTGTGAACGGGCAGATCATGCCGTTCCGAAACTACTCCATTGATGTGGGTCTGAGTGAATCCGTGGCTCACGACCTTATTCAGGATGAGCGGGGATATGTATGGGTTGCAACCGGTTACGGCTTGAACCGGTTTGATGGCAATTACTTCAGGCAGTTCTACGAGGATGACGGGCTTGCCAATAATAAGGTCAACTCACTCTACCAGGATTCAGAGAAAAAAATTTGGGTAGGCACTGAAACCGGCATCTCACTACTTGAAGATGATTCTTTGCACACTCCTTCCCATCTCACAGGACTGAATCAATTTGCGATACGCTCCATTTTTGAAGACAATCAAGGCTCATTCTGGTTCGGCACGGACGAAAACGGACTTTGGAAACTGGGCCCTGATAACGAGCTCTATTCTGTTTCAGAACGATTGAATATCCCGGCGGTCTCGGTAAGGGCTATTGATCAGTCGGCAGACAATACCATCTGGGTGGCATCACGTGAAGGTGTTGTTCGGATAAATGATGGTGAGGTTGTTCATTACGATAAGGATGACGGACTGCCTGAATTAAGGGTGAGAGATATCGTTGCAGATGATTATGGACGTGTTTGGGCAGGTTCAAGGTCGGGCCTGGCTCTTTATCAGAACGGGAGTTTTCGTCTCTACACGCAGAATGACGGACTCAATGACAATCGGATTCAATCGATTACGGTAGAATCGGAAAACCGTATATGGCTGGGCACAGAAAATGGCGTTTCCCTTTTTAACGGACAGGATTTTGTGAATTATACGCGTGAAAACGGACTGCCTGCTACCATCATCTATGATACCATGAAGGACCGCGAAGGCAATATATGGTTCGGCACCCTGGGCGGCGGAATAAGCATCTATTCCGGCGATATCTTCTACAGCTATACGATAGACAACGGGCTTCCAAATAACGTGGTAAACGGTTTTGAAGAAGATGAAATGGGCAGAATCTGGGCGGCTACGTTTGGCGGGGGGTTGGTCATTATTGATGACGGAGAATTTTCCTATTTCACTGAAGAAAACGGACTGATTGACAATAAAGTCTATGCGATTTACAGAGATAGTTTTAACCGAATGTGGATCGGGACCAATGAGGGGATATCAGTCTACGAAAATGGTGAGTTTCGCACATTTGAGCTAGACGGAGTTCAGCTCAGAACCGTAAGGAAATTTTTCGAGGACCCCGAAACCGGCGACTTCTGGATCGCTACCTACAATGACGGACTATTTCGTCTTCGGGATGGTGGGTATGAGCAATACCATACAGGAAATGTATTGACCAATAATACGGTGATGGATATCAAAAAACATTTCAATGGTGATATGTGGTTTGCCACCTACGGCGGCGCGGTACGCTACGACGGGGAAGAATTTCACTTTGTTACCATTGCGGACAATCTTCCAAGTAACGGCGTAATTCACATTCATATTGATCAGAATGGGGAAGTCTGGTTTTCCACCTTTAACGGGCCCGCTTACTATAAAGACGGGCGGGTACAGCGAATTCTGCGAACCGACAGAACCGAGTCGATTTTCTACTACACCGAGCAGGATTCTTTTTTCCGGTACTGGTTTGGTACCAATACGGGGTTATATCTGTTCAGGAAGTCTGAATTTGATACGCACACCACAGAGCTGGAGAGAATGCTTTCATACCGATTGTATACCACAAAGCAGGGCCTTATAGCCAATGAGCTCAATGCAGGGGCTTCGCTGCTCGCATCTGACGGCAGTATGTGGCTGGGCACGGTTGAAGGATTGAGCCGTTTTTTTCCGGATAGAATTCAGAAAAACAGAGTGCCGCCCGGACTTGAATTTCAGGAGCTGCTGATGAGCGGTACGCCCGTTCAAAATAACCGGAAATGGCAGTTCAAATACGATCAGAACTTTCTTCAGGCTACATTTATCGGCCTTACTTATGAGGCCCCTGAGCAGATTATTTATGAACACAGATTGAGAGGGTATAACGACTGGCAGCTTACAATGGAAAACAGTGTAAACTACCCGGAACTTCCTTCTGGTGACTACCGTCTTGATGTGAGGGCCTACAATGCAGACGGTACGCGAAGTACGAAAACAGCATCCTTTGAGTTTAAAATATTCCCTCCCTTTTATTTGCAGACATGGTTTTTGCTGCTGGTCATTGCTGCGATTATCGGGTTGGTATTATTCTCCGTTCGTTATTTCAGGGTTACCAAACAGGTGGATATGGAAAAGATGCGGGTTCAGATTGCAAGCGATCTGCACGACGATGTGGGATCTTCACTGACTGAGCTGGCGCTGCAGACAGATTTTCTTCAGGCTGTTGAGCTCAACCCGGAAGTGAAAGACACGCTCAAACAGATTGGTGAACACAGCAGGAAAATCGTTTCGAGCCTGGATGATATTGTTTGGTCGATCGATTCCCGGAATGATACGGCCGGAGACCTTACAGACAGAATGCAGGATTACGTGAACCACATTTTTGTAAACGGCCACGCTGACGTGTTTTATCACTTCGAAGATCTGCAGATGGACCAGAAGCTGCCTGTGGACGTTAAAGAAAATATTTACCTGATATTCAAGGAGTCCGTTAACAATGTAGTGAAACACTCCAATGCGACCCGGGTGGATATCTATTTTTCATTCAATGGCAAAAACTATGAACTTGTGATCCGCGACAACGGAACGGACAGCAATACAAACCGGAAATCGGGCCAGGGTTTAAGGAATATGAAAATGCGCGCCGAAAGGATCGGAGCGGATATATCCATCGAGCCGGGAGACGGATTTACGGTGGAAATGAAGGGAACCGCGTAGCGAACAGGCTGTGCGGACAATTAAATCAGAGAAGGAGGAACAGATATGATTGAAGTAGGAATCGTTGAAGACAATGTAAAAATCAGAAATCTTATCCAGCGCTACCTGGACATGCAGGAGAATATGAGCTGCAAGGCCGCCATGGATTCTGTTGAAGAGATGCAGGAGCACCTGAGCAAGCATGATCCGCCGGATGTGCTTTTGATGGATATCCAGCTCCCCGGAATGTCAGGGATTGAGGGTATCGGACTGATCAAGAAAGAGTATCCTGAAATTGAAATACTGATGCTCACCGTCTATCATGACTCGCACAAGATTTTTGACTCCCTTGTTGCCGGTGCATCCGGGTATCTGTTGAAGCATACCTCTCTGCCGGAGATCAAGGAGTCGATCGAAAATCTGATCGAAGGCGGCGCACCCATGTCGCCCCAGATTGCACGCAAGGTGATTCAGCACTTTAACAAACCCGAGACGGAAAAAAAGCCGGAAAGTGATCTTACGGCAAGGGAACAGGATATTGTAAACGGGCTGGTGGATGGCCTGAGCTACAAAATGATCGCCGATCGCTTTGATATCTCCATCGATACGGTACGCGCCCATATCCGGAATATTTACAAGAAACTGCATGTGAACTCGAAAGCAGAGGTCATTGCCAAGTCACTGAGGGGGGAAATATGATGTCACATGATCATGCGATAAAAAGCCATCATTATTATGAATACTCTTTAGTAATTAATTACGCTAACTAATAGAGTGCCACAATGAAATCCAGTATAATACATCTGTTGATATATATTACGGGGCTGTTGGCTTTATCAGGTTGTTACACATCGTTTAAAACAATTACGCCGGAAGAATCTGAGTATATTAACGGGATGGGGGAGGCGACACCCGTTGATGATCGCTGGATTGAGGCGAGCGGTCCATATTATTTTGTCGATTACAGTGCAAGAGAGTGGTACGGATATGCCGGAATCGATTTGGCAGGTGATACCACGTCTTCAGTAATGGCCAGTTTCCGCCAGCAAAACCCAACCAGATCCTACTGGTTTTCAACCTACGGAGGTTCATTTTTTTACAACTACCCCGGATATACAAACAGCTACCTGTATAGCACGTTCGGACCCTTTGTACTGGGCAATGCCAATATTATTCCTGGCGTCTTTCATCCGCCCTACTTTTCGAACCAGTATACGTACAGCTTCTTTTATGACAGATGGGCACAGTGGTATTACTGGGATAGTGAGCGGCCGAACAGTTGGTGTTACAACCCATTCCAGCTATCCGCATTTTATGGGTCAAGCCTTCCTTGCGGTGAATCGACAAGTACATCTTTAGCACATTCAAACTATGATAATAATAAGGTTTTAAGGGATAGATTGGGTGTGAATCCTGCTTTTAACAGAAGTGAAAAAGACAGAGTGGGTGAGGACCCTGATCTTAATATAGGTGAAAGGGACAGGGTTCTTGCGAGAAAATTTGACGAAAATGGCGTAAGGGCACTCCGAAGCCGGACAGAGATATTACGCAACAGGATTAATAATGTGAGAGTGGAACAGATAGAGACCGGCATTAGTCGTGAAGCTCAAATGATAAGATGGGCCATCGAGTATCATGAGAGAAACCGCTCATCAAGGAGCACATTTTCAAATTACAACCGGAATTCTTCCAGAAACAGCGGTGTCTCTCACAATTCAGGTATCAGCAGAACAGGCTCCTCGGTTAACACTTCATCCGGATCATCAGGCCGCACCAGGAGCGGTACTTCAACTACAAGAGAGAATAATAATTAACGATATGTCCTGAGATTCCGAAGGGATTCATCACGGGTTGTTTTAGAGTACTGATTTTGGCTGACTGTCCTGCTTTGGATCAGTCAGCCTTTTTTAATATATGGGCTTTTGAAACGGGTGCAGCCTACTACGCTATCCACTATGCTAAAGCTTCGCAGGCCAAGGGGCTACAGGGTTCAAGGTACAAGGTACCCCGAAGACTCGGAGCTGCGAACAGCACGCAGCAGGTTCAGGGTGAAATCTAAATCAAAGATCTCCGACCACTAATCTCCAATCGGATATCTTGATGGTTCAGGCTGCAGGCATCAAGCATCAGGCGGCAGGTTTAATTATCGGTGCCACTCTTTAGCCAGGAATTGACAAACGCTGCAGGCGTGGCCATATCATAGCCGCCGATTTTAATCAGCGGTTCGTTGATCGCCAACTAAGGTTCCTCCGGGGCCGGATTTAATCAGAACCTCTTTTCGTATCGAGGAGGCAATGGGAAAGATTCTATAGGTCGCCGACGCCATCTTTTTGGTTATCATCATGCTTTGACTGGCAAACGTATTCGTGAAAACGGAAGCATCAGGGTAGGACACCCGTTAAAATTATGTGACTGGTAAAATGTCTTGTAACAGAGTGAAAATTGCATCACATGGAAATGCGATATGATAAAACTCAATGAGGTATTATTTTTTCAGAACATATATAAAATAAGCCGGTACCTGCTATGACATTAACATTTCGGATTCACACAGTTCTGCTGCTCTCCACCCTGTTTTTTGTATCAGGCTGCTATACACATATGCAGACTACAGAAAGGGAATCAGATGCCGGATACTATGAAACCGGACAGCAAAAGGTACCTGAAAGATATACAGATATTGAGAACCGTGAAGATGAAGCAGTAAACACGGAGGAGTATGTAGCCGGTGACAAGAGCGGATGGATAGACGCGGACGTGGCCTATTTTGTAGATGAAGAAAGCCGCAACTGGTACCTGGAGCACGGCATTTCACTCGCCTACGGCCATAGCTATCCCTATCGTGCCGGTTACCGGCAGGTGTACGATCCAAACTGGTTTTTTTCACCCTACGCGTATTACACATATGAGGGCGAATACTTCATTGTTCCGGGTTTGAGGAATCCATACAGCAATTATTTCGGCGGGTGGAAGCCATGGAGAAACATAGGTTACAATCACCTCTATGCCTATTACAACTACCGCCCGTTATTTTTCTGGGGCAGGCTCAACTACGATTATTATGGTGGTTTATACTATAGTCCGCACATTTTTGCCGGATATCAGAAGGGTTGGAACAGCTACAACAATCGTATTACAGCAGAGGCGAGGGTCCATAATGATGATCGGGAGTACAACTTCACAAGCAACCCGCGAATAATAAGGCCGGTTGATGATAGATTAGGTTCAGTGCGGACAGAAATATTGCGAAACAGGATATTACACCGGGATTTTGAAAGGGTACAGAGAGACGCCGCCCGCGTAAACCTTACCGAGAGACGGGCTGAAGAGTATCGCGAAAGACTGGAGAGAAACAGGGCGGCCAGAAAAATGCATCTGAATGCAGGACGCAGTACATTTTCAACAAGGCGCAGTGAAGCGGGCGGTAACCGATCCGGATCCGTTGAAAGAAGGTCATCAGGTCATGTTTCATCCGGATCATCGTCCGGCCGAAGCAGAAGCGGTACATCCACTACAAGAGAGAATAATAATTGATGAAATAGCATTGACAGAGTTGTAAGAGGAGATTATTTACAGGGTGCCCCGAAGTCTCGGAACTGCGAACAGCACGCAGCAGGGTCAGGGTAAAATTTAAATCAAAGATCTCCGATCACTAATCTCCAATCGGATATCTTCATGGTTCAGGCGGCAGGTTTGATTTAAGGCAACACTATTTATTCCGGAAATTTCTCACATCGCTCATCATTCATCACTCATCGTCCATCAACCACTGTCTATTCGCGCCCGCGCTTATTTATCAGTATCTTTTAACTTTAATTAAAAGAATTCTATTGCTGCAAGTGGAACAAATCAGGTTGTGCACCCGTTAACTATATACAATTGGCAAAAAAGGAGATAAAGCCAGCAAAAGTGCATCACATGGAAATGCGATATGATGCTACAGGATGAGACGTTATTTTATAAGTAGAACATACAAGTGACATGAGCCGGAGGCTGTTATGACATCAAGAATACTAAACCATACAGTACTACTACTTTTTACCGCAATGTTTGCGTCAAGCTGCTACACACAGCTTGAAACCGTGGATAGAAGGGGGTATGACGGATACTATCCCGCAACACAGAGAGCAGCTCCTGAAAGACGCGCACCGGTGGAGGAGCGCGCAGACGAAATTGAGAATGTGGAAGACTACGAGCTGGGCTATGAAGACGGCTGGGTAGATGCGGAATCCTTCTATTTTGTAGACGAAGAGACCCGCGACTGGTACCTGGAACACGGCGCTTCCCTTGCCCACACAAAAAGCCATTCATACCGCTCAAACTACATGCGTCCGTATGATCCGGACTGGTTCTACTCACCCTACCATTACTACACCTACTATGGTGTGCCGCACTGGAGACACGGGTTTTCCATCCACTTCGGCTGGAGCAGGCCATGGGGATACTTTGGATTCGGATCCCATTTCGCCTATAACCGTTACTACTATGGTGGGTTTTATGACTATGGATACTATCGCTACCCGTTTTACGATCCATTTTACTATGGCGGGTACTGGAGCGGATGGTACGGTTACTACAATCGCCCGGTCGTGATCTATAACAACAATATTGTTAGCAATCGCAATTACAGTGCCAGAAGTACAGGCCTGGCTTCTTCAAGACGATCCACCATCAACCGTACGCGTCCCGATATTAACAGCAGCCGTTCTGCAGTTCGTGCCAATGCAAGATCTTCACGAATCGACAGCCGGTCGGCCGCACGCAGCACGGTTAGAAGCAGAGGCACGAGTACCCGAAGCAGCGTAGGCAGCCGATCAACCGGCCGTACCACAAATCGGGGGACCGTGAACCGTTCGGGCTCTTCAAGCCGCGGAAGCAGCGGTTCTGTGGGCAGAACACGCAGCAATAATCGTTCTTCCGGCAGCTCGGTAAATCGCAGCCGAAGCAACAATAATCGATCATCCGGAAGTTCAGTGAACCGAAGCCGGAGCAGTAACCGCTCTTCAGGCAGTGCAGTGAATCGCAGCCGAAGCAGCAGTCGTTCAAGCGGTTCATCCGCATCGCGAAGCCGATCCAATAACCGGCAGGCGGCAGCCGTTCAGTCGTCATCACGTTCAGATGTCCGATCAGACGTACGGTCCAGCATCATCAGCGGTCAAGGCAGCAGCGCAATCATCCGAAGAGGAGAAATAGCAAACCGTGAAAATACAGGCCGCACAATCAGAACAGAACGTTCATCAGGAAGATCAATGGAATCGACTTCTGCAAGGGAAAGCTTACTAAACCGTGCAGTTCCAGGTCAGCGCAGTTCCGGTATTGATATCGAAAATCTCCGGCCTGTAAACGTACCCCTGCGATCTGCGACGCGATTAAACCGTGAAGCGGCCCGGTCAGGATCAAGCTCGTTCGGCAGAATACTGCTGCGTGGAGCTACCCAGGCGGCATCGTCTGTGTTGCGTGAAGCAGCGGGCAGCAGCCGCTCTTCCAGATCCTCGTCTGTTGGCAGGTCATCATCAAGAAGTTCATCCGGTTCATCCGCAGTCCGAAGTTCCGGATCGTCAAGCCGGTCATCCGGAGTGTCCAGGTCTTCAGGCAAATCAGGCAGCAGCCGCGGAACGTCATCATCAAGAAGCCGATCATCGTCAAGAAACAACTAACTGACCGGGAACTTAATCTGATTTAAGCATCTATTCGATTGAATCATCTTCAACTACAGAGGAGACGTATGTCCGAAAATTCCATAAAAATTACCATTCTGTCGGTTTCCCTGATTCTTACCGCAGGAGTGGGTACTTCATTAGCCCAGGTTACCGGCGCCAATCCGAATAACAGGCTTCTATACAGCAATCAGGCTACACTGTTTGGGGATTATGGGCAGCCGCTGGATCCTGTATCCCTCATATTACCGGGTACAGCCTTTGGCGCGGGATTCGGATCCTATCAGGATAATCCGGCCAGTGCGGCATTCTTCAGGGAGAGTTTTGGAGAAGCGGGCTTCTCTCTCAGAAGTGTTGAGGAAGAGTCAATCTATCGCGGCAACAGCCGTCTTGCAGATGATCAGCAGACCACGCTGTCAAACCTGGGCGTTGTGTACGTTTTTCCAACCACCAGGGGAAGCCTGGTAGCAGGTGCAGGGTATACGCAGCACTCATCTTTTAACCGTGCACTCTCACTGAGAGCCCGGAATAACGTGAGCTCGATAACGGATAATTTTAAAACACCCGGCTCAAGCTACGCGGATATCGCATTTAACACATTTGCGACTGATTACGGAGATGAATTTCAGGATTGGGACGAATCCATTTTCCGGATTGGTTTTGACCAGCCCGGCGATTTTCTGGGAATCGACCAGAATGCAGAAATTTTCGAGAGCGGTTACGGAGGTGAATTTTCCGCGTTTCTGGGCACGGAGATTCGTAAAAATCTGATGATTGGGTTCAGTCTGGGATTATTAAATGGAAATTACACCTACACCAGGGCTTTTCAGGAGATTGATGGATTCAATGATTACAGCTCCGACTTTCTGGATGTGGACGGAGACGGTACAGGCGAAACCGATATTGACAGGATTTTACTGGACGACCGGATTGAGGTCGATTATTCCGGCATAAGACTGCGCCTTGGCGCCATTTACAAAATCAACAAGCACCTCAATGCAGGCGCAAGTTATGCATTTGGTACACGGATTCAGGTAGACGAACTTTTTTCAGCCAACATAGCCACCACTTTTGATAACGGTGAGATGTTCGAAGACGATATCGATTCAGAATTCCGATACTTTTTTACTTTTCCGGCCAGAACATCACTTGGATTGGCTGTAACCGATTATAAAGGCTTGACAATTTCAGCCTCGGCTGAGTATGTGGACTATTCGGGAACTGAAATCGACTTTGTGCAAAGCCGGCTTCTGGAAGATCAGCAGATCGAAAATGAATTTATCAGTGAAACTTTTTCCCCGGTATGGAACGTAAGGGTTGGCGCTGCCTATGATCTGAGCCCGTTTGCTACATTGCGGGGTGGATTTGCAGTTTATCCCGATAAGTTTGAGACGAGCGATAATGACCGGGGTGTGTTACTGTTCGGAGCAGGCTTTACACTCACGGACAATGTTCGTCTGGAACTTGCCGCACAATACACAAACTGGGAAGAGACCTCTGCGGTTTATGATTATGCCGAGTATGATTACTCCGATCTTCCGGACTCCTCGCCCTCGTTTACAATTGGATCGGAAAATGCAAACCGCAATGCAGACCGCTGGAACATGCTGGCCACGATAAAATTCGGGCTGTAACACACCAGAATAGTCTGCCGTTAGACGGCTTTATTCAGCAGATGAAGCAAGCTTCAATTGACTAACTGCAGGATGCAAGCCGCAATGGGAAGGGAAGGGGGCTGGTGTACCCTTTCATCCTAATTTAACGTGCATATCATTCGTCACTCATCCGTGTCGACCACGATCTCTTCATCCTCTTCCTGGCGCGGGTTTACGCTCAGTACGGCCGTTTTTACATGGCGAACCAGGTTGGCCGTAGTACTTCCCATCATGAGATAGTTAATGCCCGTGCGGCCCACGGTCGACATCACAATGAGATTGTAGGGGTTATCCTGCACATAGTTATAAATGGCTTCGTGCGGTGAATCCTGCGATACAATCACTTTAGAGGTAATATTGCCTTTGAACTTATGGAAATGCTCTTTTTCAAGCAGCTTGATACGGTCTTCCCTTATTTTCTGGAGTGACCGGTCCTCCTCGATGGTGTCGAACTGATCGAAGCTGAGAATATGGATCAGGTCGAGGTCGGCGCCGGTTTTTTCGGCGATATTCACAGCATGCGGGTAGGCAACGGTTGCATTATCGGAGAAATCGGTTGTAACCAGGATTTTTTTGAAAGATCCCACATCCGATTCATCTTCCACCACCATAACCGGTGTATGAGAGAGCCGCAGCACTTTTTCGGCAACGGATCCGAGCAGAAAACGCGTGAAACCGGTTCTGCCGTGAGTACTCATAATCACATAGTCGAAATCGGCCGAAATATCGATGATGCTTTGTGCCGGATTCCCCATGGCCACAACAGGGTCGCTCAGCCTGGATTCGTCTACTTTTTCTGCTGAAACGGACTTTAGCCGGTGTGTCAGATTATCTTCAATGGATTCAAAATCCTGATAAACCTGAGAACTCATTCCCAGGGCATAGGGTTCATCGAGTTCGGAGATGGGAATGTGTGAATGAAAAGGGGTAACCGTTCCATCCATCACTTTGGCAAACGTATCGGCCACTTCGAGGGCTTTTTCACTCAGTTCGGAAAAATCGACGGGAACAAGGATTTTCATGGCTCTCAGCTGTAAGTGTTAGGATTATACAGTAAAGTGATAAAAATACCTGAAAAGAGAAAGAAGCTCACAAAATGTTCCTGTTTCTCCTGATGGACCGGTAGGGAAAAGGATGACCGGGTTTTAAATTTCATTTTTTTCGTTCCGCCATATCATTCTTTTTGATTATACTATTCAGGAAATAAAAGAATAGTATTGGTTTTATGACACTTACTCCTGAACAAAATGCACGGCTTGAAATAGACCGCATGCTAGATTATTCTGGCTGGATCGTTCAGGACTATAAAAAAATCAATTTTGGGGCAGGGAAAGGAGTTGCAGTTCGTGAGTATCCCACGGAATCGGGGCCGGCCGATTACATCCTGTTTGTGAATAAGCAGCCGGTGGGTGTGATCGAAGCCAAACGGGATGATGAAGGACATCGAATTACCAAAGTGGAAGAACAGTCGGCGGGATATGCCACCAGCGGCCTGAAACACATCGGGGATGCCGACCTGCCTTTTGTGTATGAAAGCACCGGGGAGATTACCCGGTTTACCGACCGCAGGGATCCAAAGCCGCGATCAAGAGACGTGTTCTCCTTTCATCAGCCCGACACGCTGGAAGAGTGGATCCAGAATCCATCATTACGAGAACGGCTGCAGCATTTACCCGGCTTGAATTTTGAGGGACTGAGAAAGTGCCAGGTTTCGGCAATTGAAAATATAGAGACGTCATTTAAAGATGCGCGGCCAAGAGCCCTGGTACAGATGGCCACAGGATCCGGGAAAACATTTACGGCGA
This genomic window contains:
- a CDS encoding sensor histidine kinase, which gives rise to MLKYWLIIQFGFLFTVLSLPVNGQIMPFRNYSIDVGLSESVAHDLIQDERGYVWVATGYGLNRFDGNYFRQFYEDDGLANNKVNSLYQDSEKKIWVGTETGISLLEDDSLHTPSHLTGLNQFAIRSIFEDNQGSFWFGTDENGLWKLGPDNELYSVSERLNIPAVSVRAIDQSADNTIWVASREGVVRINDGEVVHYDKDDGLPELRVRDIVADDYGRVWAGSRSGLALYQNGSFRLYTQNDGLNDNRIQSITVESENRIWLGTENGVSLFNGQDFVNYTRENGLPATIIYDTMKDREGNIWFGTLGGGISIYSGDIFYSYTIDNGLPNNVVNGFEEDEMGRIWAATFGGGLVIIDDGEFSYFTEENGLIDNKVYAIYRDSFNRMWIGTNEGISVYENGEFRTFELDGVQLRTVRKFFEDPETGDFWIATYNDGLFRLRDGGYEQYHTGNVLTNNTVMDIKKHFNGDMWFATYGGAVRYDGEEFHFVTIADNLPSNGVIHIHIDQNGEVWFSTFNGPAYYKDGRVQRILRTDRTESIFYYTEQDSFFRYWFGTNTGLYLFRKSEFDTHTTELERMLSYRLYTTKQGLIANELNAGASLLASDGSMWLGTVEGLSRFFPDRIQKNRVPPGLEFQELLMSGTPVQNNRKWQFKYDQNFLQATFIGLTYEAPEQIIYEHRLRGYNDWQLTMENSVNYPELPSGDYRLDVRAYNADGTRSTKTASFEFKIFPPFYLQTWFLLLVIAAIIGLVLFSVRYFRVTKQVDMEKMRVQIASDLHDDVGSSLTELALQTDFLQAVELNPEVKDTLKQIGEHSRKIVSSLDDIVWSIDSRNDTAGDLTDRMQDYVNHIFVNGHADVFYHFEDLQMDQKLPVDVKENIYLIFKESVNNVVKHSNATRVDIYFSFNGKNYELVIRDNGTDSNTNRKSGQGLRNMKMRAERIGADISIEPGDGFTVEMKGTA
- a CDS encoding response regulator; translation: MIEVGIVEDNVKIRNLIQRYLDMQENMSCKAAMDSVEEMQEHLSKHDPPDVLLMDIQLPGMSGIEGIGLIKKEYPEIEILMLTVYHDSHKIFDSLVAGASGYLLKHTSLPEIKESIENLIEGGAPMSPQIARKVIQHFNKPETEKKPESDLTAREQDIVNGLVDGLSYKMIADRFDISIDTVRAHIRNIYKKLHVNSKAEVIAKSLRGEI
- a CDS encoding outer membrane protein transport protein — encoded protein: MSENSIKITILSVSLILTAGVGTSLAQVTGANPNNRLLYSNQATLFGDYGQPLDPVSLILPGTAFGAGFGSYQDNPASAAFFRESFGEAGFSLRSVEEESIYRGNSRLADDQQTTLSNLGVVYVFPTTRGSLVAGAGYTQHSSFNRALSLRARNNVSSITDNFKTPGSSYADIAFNTFATDYGDEFQDWDESIFRIGFDQPGDFLGIDQNAEIFESGYGGEFSAFLGTEIRKNLMIGFSLGLLNGNYTYTRAFQEIDGFNDYSSDFLDVDGDGTGETDIDRILLDDRIEVDYSGIRLRLGAIYKINKHLNAGASYAFGTRIQVDELFSANIATTFDNGEMFEDDIDSEFRYFFTFPARTSLGLAVTDYKGLTISASAEYVDYSGTEIDFVQSRLLEDQQIENEFISETFSPVWNVRVGAAYDLSPFATLRGGFAVYPDKFETSDNDRGVLLFGAGFTLTDNVRLELAAQYTNWEETSAVYDYAEYDYSDLPDSSPSFTIGSENANRNADRWNMLATIKFGL
- a CDS encoding universal stress protein; the encoded protein is MKILVPVDFSELSEKALEVADTFAKVMDGTVTPFHSHIPISELDEPYALGMSSQVYQDFESIEDNLTHRLKSVSAEKVDESRLSDPVVAMGNPAQSIIDISADFDYVIMSTHGRTGFTRFLLGSVAEKVLRLSHTPVMVVEDESDVGSFKKILVTTDFSDNATVAYPHAVNIAEKTGADLDLIHILSFDQFDTIEEDRSLQKIREDRIKLLEKEHFHKFKGNITSKVIVSQDSPHEAIYNYVQDNPYNLIVMSTVGRTGINYLMMGSTTANLVRHVKTAVLSVNPRQEEDEEIVVDTDE